A genomic stretch from Acropora palmata chromosome 13, jaAcrPala1.3, whole genome shotgun sequence includes:
- the LOC141863758 gene encoding uncharacterized protein LOC141863758: MKRNAVSRTGVSPDFKQARGDILSMAASSPLNEESFQEEIEESDTVEPNLKDIHNLLKNIQSAITAMQGNIAVLAKDNNKLSSDVAELRKVIAKNNDEVEKLKKDLVSQTKYVASLELELGRVRKASKQQKNDIEDLQENLDELEQYTPKNSLEFHGIPEDVGIPTDEIVCKVAQAVGVEVESEKIEISHRLNRKKGIKPIIAKFANHKDKAKCYKARIRLKDVTLSTIFPTYLGTSLADQRVFINENLTAYRSEMMKLAIEKRREDKILSTWSLDGKIFIKTSPSGRPRQMFSIDDVKQL, translated from the coding sequence ATGAAGCGGAATGCGGTCTCCAGAACTGGCGTATCGCCTGACTTCAAACAAGCACGTGGCGACATCTTAAGCATGGCGGCTTCTTCTCCGCTTAACGAAGAGTCTTTTCAGGAGGAAATAGAAGAGTCCGACACTGTTGAACCTAATCTCAAAGATATTCACAATCTTCTTAAAAATATCCAAAGCGCCATTACGGCGATGCAAGGTAATATTGCTGTGTTAGCTAAAGATAACAACAAACTGTCAAGTGATGTGGCTGAACTTCGAAAGGTCATCGCAAAGAATAATGACGAGGTCGAAAAGCTAAAGAAAGATTTAGTAAGCCAAACCAAATATGTCGCTTCTTTGGAACTAGAACTTGGTCGTGTAAGAAAGGCCtcaaagcaacaaaagaatGACATTGAAGACCTGCAGGAAAACCTGGACGAGTTGGAACAATACACACCCAAAAACTCTCTCGAATTTCACGGTATTCCCGAGGATGTAGGTATTCCAACCGATGAAATCGTTTGTAAGGTGGCTCAGGCGGTAGGTGTGGAGGTGGAATCGGAAAAAATCGAGATTTCACATCGcttaaacaggaaaaaaggaatcaaaccaataattgcaaaatttgcTAATCACAAGGACAAGGCTAAGTGCTACAAAGCAAGAATCCGACTTAAAGATGTAACCCTTTCCACCATCTTCCCGACCTACTTGGGAACAAGCTTGGCGGACCAGCGTGTCTTCATTAATGAAAACCTTACTGCGTACCGGAGCGAGATGATGAAACTTGCTAttgagaaaagaagagaagataAGATCCTAAGTACCTGGTCACTCGACGGGAAGATATTTATCAAAACTTCTCCCAGTGGGAGACCAAGACAAATGTTCTCGATCGACGATGTCAAGCAACTTTAA